From a single Bradyrhizobium sediminis genomic region:
- a CDS encoding TAXI family TRAP transporter solute-binding subunit, whose translation MIRRLIVLTPVIAVTSISLLTLPVARAQDVKLPPTMTFTAYDTGTAGFNIAVAVGKMMKDKYGTDLRVLPAGNDVARLSPLRAGRAMSSAMGSGTYFAQEGVFEFGAKEWGPQALQLVLSTVDCNGASLGVAKDTGVKEVKDLKGKRVGFVVGSPALNQNSLAILAFGGLKQSDVKSVEFSSYGAMWKGLLNNDVDAAFATTITGPAKEAETSPRGLVWPPLPHNDNAGWERVQKVGSFFFRHNATCGAGISKEKPIEMGTYPYPIFVVYGSQAPDQVYAVTKAMITGYDVYKDAAAGASGLAADKQTKKWVVPVHPGAVKALKEAGQWSDDQEAHNNALFKRQAVLAAAWADFGKSSPPSDDKEFLASWMKARAAALKKANMPNGFDE comes from the coding sequence ATGATCCGTCGCCTGATCGTGCTCACGCCTGTCATTGCTGTCACGAGTATTTCGCTGCTGACCTTGCCCGTGGCTCGCGCCCAGGACGTCAAACTGCCGCCGACCATGACGTTCACGGCCTACGACACCGGCACCGCCGGTTTCAATATTGCTGTCGCCGTCGGCAAGATGATGAAGGACAAATACGGTACCGATCTGCGGGTGCTGCCCGCGGGCAACGACGTTGCGCGCCTGTCGCCGCTGCGTGCCGGCCGGGCGATGTCGTCGGCGATGGGTTCCGGCACCTATTTCGCACAGGAAGGCGTGTTCGAATTCGGCGCCAAGGAATGGGGACCGCAGGCCCTGCAGCTGGTGCTGTCGACGGTCGACTGCAATGGCGCCTCACTCGGCGTGGCGAAGGACACCGGCGTGAAGGAGGTCAAGGACCTCAAGGGCAAGCGCGTCGGCTTTGTCGTCGGCTCGCCGGCCTTGAACCAGAACTCGCTGGCGATCCTGGCATTCGGCGGTCTCAAGCAAAGCGACGTCAAGTCCGTCGAGTTCTCGAGCTATGGCGCGATGTGGAAAGGCCTGCTCAACAACGACGTCGACGCCGCCTTCGCAACCACGATCACGGGCCCGGCGAAGGAAGCCGAGACCTCACCGCGCGGGCTGGTCTGGCCGCCGCTGCCGCACAACGACAACGCCGGCTGGGAGCGGGTGCAGAAGGTTGGATCGTTCTTCTTCCGGCACAACGCGACTTGCGGCGCGGGCATTTCCAAGGAAAAGCCGATCGAAATGGGAACCTATCCGTATCCGATCTTCGTGGTTTACGGATCGCAAGCCCCCGACCAGGTCTACGCCGTCACCAAGGCGATGATCACCGGCTACGACGTCTACAAGGACGCCGCCGCCGGTGCGAGCGGGCTCGCGGCCGACAAGCAGACCAAGAAGTGGGTGGTGCCGGTGCATCCCGGCGCGGTGAAGGCGCTCAAGGAAGCCGGCCAGTGGAGCGACGACCAGGAGGCGCACAATAATGCACTGTTCAAGCGGCAGGCGGTTCTGGCGGCGGCGTGGGCGGATTTCGGCAAATCCAGCCCGCCTTCCGATGACAAGGAATTCCTGGCGAGCTGGATGAAGGCGCGCGCCGCGGCGCTGAAGAAGGCCAACATGCCGAACGGATTCGACGAATAG
- a CDS encoding acetyl-CoA carboxylase biotin carboxyl carrier protein subunit produces the protein MPEIKIVTEVAGRVCALPVEIGGSVGDGDDIAFVEAMKMEIPVASPAAGKLKLILVSVDDVVAEGQVLAVIET, from the coding sequence ATGCCAGAAATCAAGATTGTGACCGAAGTGGCCGGACGCGTTTGCGCGCTGCCCGTTGAAATCGGCGGCAGCGTCGGCGACGGCGACGACATCGCCTTCGTCGAAGCCATGAAGATGGAAATCCCCGTCGCCTCGCCTGCAGCGGGCAAGCTCAAGCTCATTCTCGTCAGCGTTGACGACGTCGTCGCCGAAGGTCAGGTGCTCGCCGTCATCGAGACGTGA
- a CDS encoding TRAP transporter permease, whose amino-acid sequence MSTASPTADSEKPAAKRIEFDDPHGSLDNLQEAEVTRVRTLTGGWRWALIVATAATILLCINQQFSLRFFIGYTQLNTEYFYLLIALMLPFTFLIFPGSESSPLDRIPWYDVLFFVVTSGAAVVLMRSVRKAAEAGWEFGGAPMPVIVAGLVMWFVLMEALRRTGGWSLLLSVLPFTVYPLFADARWLGPFRGTESTLEQATSYHVLSGESLLGIPIQAFADTVIGFLVFGTALMMTGAGKFFINLAFALCGTFRGGAAKVCIFASGLLGMMSGSIISNVLTAGTMTIPVMKKSGFRASYSAAIEACASTGAVLAPPVMGATAFVIAQFLNVSYADVAIAAIIPAALYYIGLFVQVDSYAARHGLAGIPRSELPRVWDTIKDGWYYIFVIALLIVMLLYFKRESHAPFYATALLLVLNQLFSRETRWTFSTINKFLEVNGRTFVELVGILAGCGLLIGAFSMTGVVSSLANDLLRIAGDNAFLLLGMCAFTSLVLGLGLTTTACYIFLAILVAPALEKLGLNKMAVHMFIFYWGMLSSITPPVAIASFAAAGIAGSPAMKTGWESMWVGSIIYFIPFFFVLNPALVLQGDSPYFEGLGLMALAAFGTLFICGGIQGYQAFVGDLRRAGAMEWPIRVLLVIGGFVIATPGGGIMPISQFQVTSLGLAILVPTVVIARLLMRGQPLAAGQLRVR is encoded by the coding sequence ATGTCGACTGCATCACCGACTGCCGACTCCGAAAAGCCGGCGGCCAAACGTATCGAGTTCGACGATCCCCACGGCAGCCTCGACAATTTGCAGGAGGCCGAGGTCACGCGGGTGCGGACCCTGACCGGCGGCTGGCGCTGGGCGCTGATCGTGGCCACCGCGGCGACGATCCTGCTCTGCATCAACCAGCAATTCTCGCTGCGGTTCTTCATCGGCTACACCCAGCTCAACACCGAATATTTCTATCTGCTGATCGCGCTGATGCTGCCGTTCACCTTCCTGATCTTTCCGGGCTCGGAAAGCTCGCCGCTCGATCGCATCCCCTGGTACGATGTCCTGTTCTTTGTCGTGACTTCCGGCGCGGCCGTCGTGCTGATGCGCAGCGTGCGCAAGGCTGCGGAAGCCGGCTGGGAATTCGGCGGCGCCCCGATGCCGGTGATCGTTGCGGGCCTGGTGATGTGGTTCGTGCTGATGGAGGCGCTGCGCCGCACCGGCGGCTGGAGCCTGCTGCTCAGCGTGCTCCCCTTCACCGTCTATCCGCTGTTTGCCGACGCCAGATGGCTTGGCCCGTTCCGCGGCACCGAGTCGACCCTCGAACAGGCCACCTCGTATCACGTGCTGTCGGGCGAAAGCCTGCTCGGCATCCCGATCCAGGCGTTCGCCGACACCGTGATCGGCTTCCTGGTGTTCGGCACCGCGCTGATGATGACGGGCGCCGGCAAGTTCTTCATCAACCTGGCGTTCGCGCTGTGCGGCACGTTCCGCGGCGGCGCCGCCAAGGTCTGCATCTTCGCCAGCGGCCTGCTCGGCATGATGTCCGGCTCGATCATTTCCAACGTGCTGACAGCCGGCACCATGACCATTCCGGTCATGAAGAAGAGCGGCTTTCGCGCCTCCTATTCCGCCGCGATCGAGGCTTGCGCCTCGACCGGCGCCGTGCTGGCGCCGCCGGTGATGGGCGCGACCGCGTTCGTGATCGCGCAGTTCCTCAACGTCAGTTACGCCGATGTCGCGATCGCGGCGATCATTCCGGCAGCGCTGTATTATATCGGCCTGTTCGTGCAGGTGGATTCTTACGCTGCCCGGCACGGCCTTGCGGGTATCCCGCGATCCGAGCTGCCGAGGGTATGGGATACCATCAAGGACGGCTGGTACTATATCTTCGTCATCGCACTGCTGATCGTCATGCTGCTGTACTTCAAACGCGAGAGCCATGCGCCGTTCTACGCCACCGCGCTGCTGCTGGTTCTGAACCAGCTGTTTTCGAGGGAAACCCGCTGGACGTTTTCGACGATCAACAAGTTCCTCGAGGTCAATGGCCGCACCTTCGTCGAGCTGGTAGGCATTCTCGCTGGCTGCGGCCTCCTGATCGGCGCGTTCTCGATGACCGGGGTGGTCTCCAGCCTCGCCAACGATCTCCTGCGGATCGCCGGCGACAACGCCTTCCTGCTGCTCGGGATGTGCGCCTTCACCAGCCTCGTGCTCGGCCTCGGACTGACGACGACGGCCTGCTACATCTTCCTTGCCATCCTGGTGGCGCCGGCGCTGGAAAAACTCGGCCTCAACAAGATGGCCGTGCACATGTTCATCTTCTACTGGGGCATGCTTTCGTCGATCACGCCACCGGTGGCCATCGCCTCATTCGCCGCGGCCGGCATAGCCGGTTCGCCGGCCATGAAGACCGGCTGGGAATCGATGTGGGTCGGCAGCATCATCTATTTCATTCCCTTCTTCTTCGTGCTGAACCCAGCGCTGGTGCTGCAAGGCGATAGCCCCTATTTCGAAGGGCTCGGCCTGATGGCGCTGGCCGCCTTCGGCACCTTGTTCATCTGCGGCGGCATTCAGGGCTATCAGGCGTTCGTCGGCGATCTCCGCCGCGCCGGTGCGATGGAGTGGCCGATACGGGTGCTGCTGGTGATCGGCGGCTTCGTGATCGCGACGCCCGGCGGCGGCATCATGCCGATCTCGCAGTTCCAGGTCACCAGTCTGGGGCTGGCCATCCTGGTCCCGACGGTCGTGATCGCGCGGCTCCTGATGCGGGGGCAGCCGCTTGCAGCGGGCCAGTTACGCGTCCGCTGA
- a CDS encoding acetyl-CoA C-acyltransferase encodes MAAASDPVVIVSAARTPLGRFMGELSPFSAHQLGSHVIGAALQRAKLPPERIDEVFMGCVLPAGQGQAPARQAARGAKLPDATGATTINKVCGSGMKATMLAHDIIHAGSADIVLSGGMESMTNAPYLLAKARGGYRAGHDRIIDHMMMDGLEDAYETGRSMGDFGEATAEAYQFTRADQDAYAMETLTRARKAVEGGAFRAEIAPITVTEKSGPRVIANDEHPLKVDPAKIPGLKPAFRAGGTITPAASSANADGAAALILAKRSLADRNGLPVLAEIKGHATHSQEPQWFTTAPIPAIRKLLDKVGWSAGDVDLFEINEAFAVVAMAAQRDLGIPRDKLNINGGACALGHPIGATGARLIVTLLHALEAQNLKRGVAALCIGGGEATAIAVERIVH; translated from the coding sequence ATGGCCGCAGCTTCCGATCCCGTCGTCATCGTTTCCGCCGCCCGCACTCCGCTCGGCCGGTTCATGGGCGAGTTGTCGCCGTTCAGCGCCCACCAACTCGGCTCCCACGTCATCGGCGCAGCTCTTCAGCGGGCCAAATTGCCACCGGAGCGGATCGACGAAGTGTTCATGGGCTGCGTGCTGCCGGCCGGTCAGGGCCAGGCCCCGGCGCGGCAGGCCGCGCGCGGCGCCAAACTGCCGGACGCGACGGGAGCGACCACCATCAACAAGGTCTGCGGTTCCGGCATGAAGGCCACGATGCTGGCGCATGACATCATCCATGCCGGCTCCGCCGACATCGTGTTGTCCGGCGGCATGGAGAGCATGACCAACGCGCCGTACCTGCTGGCAAAGGCACGCGGCGGTTACCGCGCCGGCCATGACCGCATCATCGACCACATGATGATGGACGGCCTCGAAGACGCCTATGAGACCGGCCGCTCGATGGGCGATTTCGGCGAAGCCACTGCCGAGGCCTATCAGTTCACCCGCGCCGACCAGGACGCCTACGCCATGGAAACGCTGACCCGCGCCCGCAAGGCGGTGGAAGGCGGCGCGTTCAGGGCCGAGATCGCGCCGATCACGGTCACCGAAAAGTCCGGCCCGCGCGTCATCGCCAATGACGAGCATCCGCTCAAGGTCGATCCCGCCAAGATTCCCGGGTTGAAGCCGGCATTCCGCGCGGGCGGCACGATCACGCCGGCCGCCTCGTCGGCCAATGCCGACGGCGCCGCGGCGCTGATCCTCGCGAAGCGCTCGCTCGCCGACCGCAACGGCCTCCCTGTACTGGCCGAGATCAAGGGCCACGCCACCCACAGCCAGGAACCGCAATGGTTCACCACGGCGCCGATCCCGGCGATCCGTAAATTGCTCGACAAGGTCGGCTGGAGCGCCGGCGATGTCGATCTGTTCGAGATCAACGAGGCCTTTGCAGTGGTGGCGATGGCCGCGCAGCGCGATCTCGGAATCCCCCGCGACAAACTCAACATCAACGGCGGCGCCTGCGCGCTCGGCCATCCGATCGGCGCCACCGGCGCCCGCCTGATCGTCACGCTGCTGCATGCGCTGGAAGCGCAGAACCTGAAACGCGGCGTCGCCGCGCTCTGCATTGGCGGCGGCGAAGCCACCGCCATCGCCGTGGAGCGCATCGTCCACTAG
- a CDS encoding FAD-dependent monooxygenase, protein MRPAGKGPLDSLYFHYPTFPARRAPELDGLAARHPVAIVGAGPIGMTAALVLARYGIRSVLLDRKDTFNDGSRAICIARPSMHILERIGAVKPFVEKALGWRYGRSYYRGEQIFRLEMPQPPGEKYLPMYNLQQQYIEKFLHDAVAACDLVDMRWQSEVADVECRNDGVSLRVASPAGDYRLEADYVLAADGARSPVRSRLGLRLKGENYEGKYVIADIRMDHDFPTERRAFFEPSGNPGGTVLIHKQPDDIWRVDYQLREGESEEEALREENIRARVGAILKDIGHDKPWELEWWSIYSANTLCLDDYRHGRVFFIGDAAHIVPIFGVRGLNNGLADADNLGWKLAAVLKGEADEKLLDSYSPERRGATLDVFANATKSTRFMTPPTRGWRLAREAALSLSLRHEFPRGLANPRQMQPYTYSESPLTPYASRDADFAAGPASGSASPNARLTDGSFLLDRAGDGLTAILFGDGAANTEQAGLLDQLGKLDRRFIALRIQPPGLAATADAIADGDGEIARLFNARPGTLYLLRPDLHIAGRWKTIAADEVLRTARLCLGRTAP, encoded by the coding sequence ATGAGACCTGCCGGCAAAGGGCCGCTCGATTCCCTCTATTTCCACTATCCGACCTTCCCGGCGCGGCGCGCCCCCGAGCTCGACGGCCTCGCGGCGCGTCATCCGGTCGCGATTGTCGGCGCCGGCCCGATCGGCATGACCGCGGCGCTGGTGCTGGCGCGATACGGCATCCGCAGCGTCCTGCTCGACCGCAAGGACACCTTCAACGACGGCAGCCGCGCCATCTGCATCGCGCGGCCGAGCATGCATATCCTGGAGCGGATCGGGGCGGTCAAGCCCTTCGTCGAAAAGGCGCTGGGCTGGCGCTACGGCCGCAGCTATTACCGCGGCGAGCAGATCTTCCGGCTGGAGATGCCGCAGCCGCCGGGCGAGAAATACCTGCCGATGTACAATCTGCAGCAGCAATATATCGAAAAATTCCTGCACGACGCGGTCGCCGCCTGCGACCTCGTCGACATGCGCTGGCAGAGCGAGGTCGCTGACGTCGAATGCCGCAACGACGGCGTGTCGCTCCGTGTTGCCTCGCCGGCCGGCGATTATCGCCTCGAGGCCGACTACGTGCTCGCCGCCGACGGCGCGCGCTCGCCGGTTCGTTCACGGCTGGGCCTGCGCCTGAAGGGCGAGAACTACGAAGGCAAATATGTCATCGCGGATATCCGCATGGATCACGACTTTCCGACCGAGCGCCGCGCCTTTTTCGAGCCGAGCGGCAATCCCGGCGGCACCGTGCTGATCCACAAGCAGCCGGACGACATCTGGCGGGTGGACTACCAGCTCCGCGAAGGCGAGAGCGAGGAAGAGGCCTTGCGCGAGGAAAATATCCGCGCCCGCGTCGGCGCCATCCTCAAAGATATCGGCCACGACAAGCCGTGGGAACTGGAATGGTGGAGCATCTATTCCGCCAACACGCTGTGCCTCGACGACTACCGGCACGGCCGGGTGTTCTTCATCGGTGACGCCGCGCATATCGTGCCGATCTTCGGCGTGCGCGGTCTCAACAACGGCCTCGCCGACGCCGATAATCTCGGCTGGAAGCTCGCAGCCGTGCTCAAGGGCGAGGCGGACGAAAAGCTGCTCGACAGCTATTCGCCGGAGCGGCGCGGCGCCACGCTGGACGTGTTCGCCAACGCCACCAAGAGCACCCGCTTCATGACCCCGCCGACCCGCGGCTGGCGGCTCGCGCGCGAAGCGGCGCTCTCGCTCAGCCTCCGTCACGAATTTCCGCGCGGCCTCGCCAATCCCAGGCAGATGCAGCCCTACACCTATTCGGAAAGCCCGCTGACGCCCTACGCCAGCCGCGATGCCGACTTTGCGGCCGGACCGGCCAGCGGCAGCGCCTCGCCCAACGCCAGGCTGACCGACGGCAGCTTTCTTCTGGATCGCGCCGGCGACGGCCTGACCGCGATCCTGTTCGGCGACGGCGCGGCCAATACCGAACAGGCCGGACTTCTCGATCAACTCGGCAAGCTCGACCGGCGCTTCATTGCATTGCGGATTCAACCCCCGGGCCTCGCGGCCACGGCAGATGCGATTGCCGACGGGGATGGCGAAATCGCCCGGCTGTTCAATGCTCGGCCGGGGACGCTCTATCTGCTGCGTCCGGACCTGCACATCGCCGGGCGCTGGAAGACCATCGCAGCCGACGAAGTCCTGCGCACCGCGCGCCTCTGCCTGGGGAGAACGGCGCCATGA
- a CDS encoding MFS transporter: MISNWLSAALARRNIHYGWVMVGVTFLTALITAGTVGAPGVFIVPLQQEFGWSTAEISSALSIRFILFGLMAPFAAALLNRYGLRNVTLLSLLIVASALVMSLAMTDVWHLVLLWGVVIGLGTGMTALVLGATIATRWFAARRGLVVGILTASVATGQLVFLPLLAAITERLGWRIALLLVCVMLGVAALAVLLVVRDRPSDLGLRPFGDAGTEPLPAPPPNTAPIMAAALGTLRDAARTRVFWILFATFFICGASTNGLVQVHLIPMCLDFGIPQVQAAGLLAAMGIFDFVGTILSGWLSDRYDNRWLLFWYYGLRGLSLLLLPFSDFSFYGLSLFAMFYGLDWIATVPPTVRLTAQRFGPERANLVFGWIFAGHQLGAGAAAFGAGLSRTMLASYLPAFFIAGALCIIAALIILAVSRPPKPVIA; the protein is encoded by the coding sequence ATGATCTCCAATTGGCTGTCAGCCGCCCTCGCCCGCCGCAACATCCATTACGGCTGGGTGATGGTCGGCGTGACCTTCCTCACTGCGCTGATCACCGCCGGCACGGTCGGCGCGCCCGGCGTCTTCATCGTGCCGCTGCAACAGGAATTCGGCTGGAGCACCGCGGAGATTTCCTCGGCGCTGTCGATCCGCTTCATCCTGTTCGGACTGATGGCGCCGTTCGCCGCCGCGTTGCTCAACCGTTACGGTTTGCGCAACGTCACCCTGTTGTCCTTGCTGATCGTGGCTTCTGCGCTGGTGATGTCGCTCGCGATGACAGACGTCTGGCACCTGGTGCTGCTGTGGGGCGTCGTCATCGGCCTCGGCACTGGCATGACCGCGCTGGTATTGGGCGCCACCATCGCTACGCGCTGGTTCGCCGCGCGGCGCGGCCTTGTCGTTGGCATCCTCACCGCCAGCGTCGCCACCGGACAACTGGTGTTTCTGCCGCTGCTCGCTGCCATCACCGAGCGGCTGGGCTGGCGGATCGCGCTGCTGCTGGTCTGCGTCATGCTCGGCGTCGCCGCCTTGGCGGTGCTGCTGGTGGTGCGCGACCGCCCGAGCGATCTCGGATTGCGGCCGTTCGGCGATGCAGGCACCGAGCCGCTGCCGGCGCCGCCGCCCAATACCGCGCCGATCATGGCGGCGGCGCTCGGCACCCTGCGCGATGCCGCCAGGACACGGGTGTTCTGGATCCTGTTCGCCACCTTCTTCATCTGCGGCGCCAGCACCAACGGCCTGGTTCAGGTCCATCTGATTCCGATGTGCCTCGATTTCGGCATCCCGCAGGTCCAGGCCGCCGGCCTGCTCGCCGCCATGGGTATCTTCGATTTCGTCGGCACTATCCTGTCGGGCTGGCTGTCGGACCGCTACGACAATCGCTGGCTGCTGTTCTGGTATTACGGCCTGCGCGGGCTGTCGCTGCTGCTGCTGCCGTTTTCCGATTTCTCGTTCTACGGGCTGTCGCTGTTTGCGATGTTCTACGGCCTCGACTGGATCGCGACGGTGCCGCCGACGGTGCGGCTGACCGCGCAACGATTCGGGCCGGAACGTGCCAATCTGGTGTTCGGCTGGATCTTCGCCGGCCATCAACTGGGCGCCGGCGCCGCCGCCTTCGGCGCCGGACTGTCGCGGACAATGCTGGCGAGCTACCTGCCGGCCTTCTTCATCGCCGGCGCGCTGTGCATCATCGCGGCGCTGATTATTCTTGCGGTCTCGCGGCCGCCGAAACCGGTCATCGCCTGA
- a CDS encoding acyl-CoA carboxylase subunit beta has product MTWKPELDDLARREAFAREMGGVDKVKRQRDQGRLTVRDRIDGLVDQNSFHEIGAISGTAEYNERGELTGLTPANCVFGRGKIDGRPVVVVGDDFTVRGGSADASISAKPLMAEEMAHDFRMPIIRVIEGSGGGGSVKTIETKGAANLPGGVGGTRWYWYTIANMARVPVVGLGLGSVAGLGAARLAASHYSVMTKTSAMFVAGPPVVKRLGQDLTKWELGGADIQTRAGGVDHAVETEEEAFACAKRFLSYLPSSVYDLPPTVACDDDPERAEESLMKAVPRNRRQVYKMRPIIDAVVDKGSFFEMAANFGRPVITGFARLDGRAVLLLASDPFHYGGSWTSEACQKVVRFVDLAETFHLPVVYLMDCPGFMIGLEAEKAATIRHGVRAMAAVNQTTVPWCTIIVRNAFGVAAVVHQPANRFSMRYAWPSAYWGSLPLEGGIEAAYRADIDASDDPKAKQQEIEDRLNKLRSPFRSAEKFWVEEIIDPRKTRSLLCEFARLAEPLRTPGPPKNFTIRP; this is encoded by the coding sequence ATGACCTGGAAGCCGGAACTCGACGACCTCGCCCGGCGCGAAGCGTTCGCGCGCGAGATGGGAGGCGTTGACAAGGTCAAGCGGCAGCGCGACCAGGGTCGGCTCACCGTTCGCGATCGCATCGACGGACTGGTCGATCAGAACAGCTTCCACGAAATCGGCGCGATATCCGGCACTGCCGAATATAACGAGCGCGGCGAACTCACCGGCCTGACGCCGGCGAACTGCGTGTTCGGCCGTGGCAAGATCGACGGCCGGCCGGTGGTGGTGGTCGGCGACGATTTCACCGTGCGCGGCGGCTCCGCGGATGCTTCCATTTCCGCCAAGCCCCTGATGGCCGAGGAGATGGCGCACGACTTCCGCATGCCGATCATCCGCGTGATCGAGGGCTCCGGCGGCGGCGGCTCGGTGAAGACCATCGAAACCAAGGGCGCGGCCAATCTGCCCGGCGGCGTCGGCGGCACCCGCTGGTACTGGTACACGATCGCGAACATGGCCCGCGTGCCGGTGGTCGGCCTCGGGCTTGGCTCGGTCGCAGGCCTCGGCGCGGCGCGGCTCGCCGCCAGCCATTACTCGGTCATGACCAAGACCTCGGCGATGTTCGTCGCCGGTCCGCCTGTCGTGAAGCGCCTCGGCCAGGATCTCACCAAGTGGGAACTCGGCGGCGCCGATATCCAGACCCGCGCCGGCGGCGTCGATCATGCCGTCGAAACCGAGGAGGAAGCCTTCGCCTGCGCCAAGCGCTTTCTCTCTTATCTGCCGTCGTCGGTTTACGACCTGCCGCCGACGGTTGCCTGCGACGACGATCCGGAACGCGCGGAAGAATCCCTGATGAAGGCGGTGCCGCGCAACCGCCGCCAGGTCTACAAGATGCGCCCGATCATCGACGCTGTCGTCGACAAGGGTTCGTTCTTCGAGATGGCGGCGAATTTCGGCCGCCCGGTCATCACCGGATTTGCCCGGCTGGACGGCCGCGCGGTGCTGCTGCTCGCCAGCGATCCCTTTCACTACGGCGGCTCGTGGACGTCGGAGGCGTGCCAGAAGGTGGTGCGCTTCGTCGATCTCGCCGAAACCTTCCATCTGCCGGTAGTCTATCTGATGGATTGTCCGGGCTTCATGATCGGGCTCGAGGCCGAGAAGGCGGCGACCATCCGCCACGGCGTGCGCGCCATGGCCGCGGTCAACCAGACCACGGTACCCTGGTGCACCATCATCGTGCGCAACGCCTTCGGCGTCGCCGCCGTGGTGCATCAGCCGGCCAACCGGTTCTCGATGCGTTATGCCTGGCCGTCGGCCTATTGGGGTTCGCTGCCGCTAGAAGGCGGCATCGAGGCGGCCTATCGCGCCGACATCGACGCATCGGACGATCCCAAGGCCAAGCAGCAGGAGATCGAGGACCGCCTCAACAAGCTGCGCTCGCCGTTCCGGTCGGCGGAGAAATTCTGGGTCGAGGAGATCATCGACCCGCGCAAGACGCGTTCGCTGTTGTGCGAATTCGCCCGCCTCGCCGAGCCGCTGCGCACGCCGGGCCCGCCGAAGAATTTCACGATCAGGCCGTGA
- a CDS encoding IclR family transcriptional regulator: MGRRSERLSKQGMLASDLAGEGDVIQVVSRAFDVLRCFEGHEARLGNLEISNRCGLPRSTVSRLTHTLTRMGQLVYLPRDQKYRIGPSAVAMSTSMMRGLQLRNLIRQRLQDVAEQLPGTVGFVIPDRFHLVYLEYARAANALGLHESTGSRIAIASTAAGHAYTAALDADVGDALLVEMERENPEGAKVLRPRLEANRRFLREHGYVVACGLWSPHINGLAVPMWSPQYQTFVVVTIGLLSAMYDEKRLHKEVAPRMLDLGFAVGSMLEGAEGDIFSNRLDRKPLPVTTHNNKIIKTEDTNDLEAGTRRPRPARSVRARDGRR, translated from the coding sequence ATGGGAAGACGCTCGGAACGGCTCAGTAAGCAGGGAATGCTCGCCAGCGATCTGGCGGGCGAGGGCGATGTCATTCAGGTGGTGTCGCGTGCGTTCGACGTATTGCGTTGTTTTGAGGGCCACGAGGCGCGGCTCGGCAATCTGGAAATCTCCAATCGCTGCGGACTGCCGCGATCGACGGTGTCGCGGTTGACTCACACGCTGACCCGGATGGGCCAGCTGGTCTATCTGCCGCGCGACCAGAAATACCGCATCGGCCCGAGCGCGGTGGCGATGAGCACCTCGATGATGCGGGGACTGCAGCTTCGCAACCTGATCCGGCAGCGGCTGCAGGATGTCGCCGAACAATTGCCTGGCACCGTCGGCTTCGTGATTCCCGATCGCTTTCACCTCGTCTATCTCGAATATGCCCGCGCCGCCAACGCGCTCGGCCTGCACGAGAGCACCGGCAGCCGCATCGCGATCGCCTCGACCGCGGCGGGGCACGCCTACACGGCGGCGCTCGATGCCGATGTCGGCGACGCGCTGCTTGTGGAAATGGAACGTGAAAACCCCGAAGGCGCCAAGGTGCTGCGGCCGCGGCTCGAAGCCAACCGTCGCTTCCTGAGGGAGCACGGCTATGTCGTCGCCTGCGGCCTGTGGAGCCCGCACATCAACGGTCTCGCTGTGCCGATGTGGTCGCCGCAGTACCAGACCTTTGTCGTGGTGACGATCGGCCTTTTGTCCGCGATGTATGACGAGAAGCGCCTGCACAAGGAGGTTGCGCCGCGGATGCTCGATCTCGGCTTTGCGGTCGGCAGCATGCTCGAGGGTGCCGAGGGAGATATCTTCAGCAATCGGCTGGATAGAAAGCCGCTTCCAGTGACGACCCATAACAATAAAATCATAAAGACGGAGGATACGAATGACCTGGAAGCCGGAACTCGACGACCTCGCCCGGCGCGAAGCGTTCGCGCGCGAGATGGGAGGCGTTGA